In the genome of Oncorhynchus nerka isolate Pitt River linkage group LG27, Oner_Uvic_2.0, whole genome shotgun sequence, the window GTTGCCAAATTAGCAGCGACGTGTCCTTGAACCTAAACCGAGCATAGCCCTCTGAGAGGGCTTTCTCGACTAAAGGATATCTCCCAGACATGATGTTGCCGTCATCGCTCCAATCTCTTGTTTTGTTAACACTGACTGCCTGGATGGGCAGTGCTGGGGTAGCGTTGTCGTAGTTCTCGAAGAAAACGGTTCGGGTTGCGCGACAGAttaagcagctagctagctagattttcTGGTTGGCAGTAGCTAGTAAATGACACCGTCACCAACCATTCTTTTGTGACATCCAACCGTGTAAAACGTTGACGACTACACGtaattgtggatatagataacgttagctagcttgttGCTAACGTAACAGTCATTGTTAGCGATCCAGCTtccttaaaaaaaatacatatacgtCTATCAACTGGGTTTGTTCAGTGCGATTCCGTAGTGATTTGCAATATTGACGCAGGTTTTACAGCACAAATTCATCAGACATGGCTGAGCCGAGATGTATTTGTCGCTGCTGCCAGTTAAGTCAACGCTTAAGTTTCACCAGAAGTGTCAACTCTGCGTTCCGGCGGAAGTCATTCATTGTCAATGGAGCAGTCCGCAACGCTAAATTTGGGATCCAGCACTAGGATGCGGTGCGTACCGCGAGTTCAATATTTTCAACTCGTACGTTGTATTACCGTGCGGTGGTACAAACAGAAGTTCGTAAAAGTTCCCTATGGGGAAGAGTCACCATAGAGGCCAAAATTATGACTAATTGTAGTTAGAGACAAGAAGACACCGGCTGAAGGACTTGTGTAATTTAGCATGCCATCATGCAGGGCAAGCAAGTGAATTGAAAACCAGTTAAATATATTGATGTTGCTAGGGATTGAGACAGACAagaaaactatactgaacaaaaacataaacacatttgaagtgttggtcacatgtttcatgagctgaaataaaatatattggAAACATTCCAATACGCACAACAATAGtatctctctcaaatgttgtgcacaaatttgtttacacccCTGCTAGATGGCTGAAGTTTTGATGGAgtgtgcaattagcatgctgactgcaggaatgtccaccagacctgttgccagagaatgtaatgttaatctctaccataagccacctccaacgttgttttagagttTGGCACGTTGTATGAGAGCGGTTTGCTGTTGTCAATGTGAACAGAATGCCTCATGGCggctgtggggttatggtatgagcaggcataaactacggacagcaaacgcaattgcattttatcgatggcaattgaATGCACAGATCcaccatgatgagatcctgaggcccattgtcgtgccatcacctcatgtttcagcattataatgcatggccccgtggcacaaggatctgtacacaatttctggaagctgaaaacgtcccagttcttccatggtctgcatactctCCAGAAATGTCACACATTGAgcttgtttgggatgctctggattgatgtgtacgacagtgtgttccaatTCCTGCAActccacacagccattgaagagtgggataatgttccacaggccacaatctaCAGTATGCaaagatgtgtcgtgctgcatgaggcaaatggtcacacaAGATACTGACTAGTTTTCTGTTCCACATCACTACTTATTTTATTAAAGGTATGTGAACAACTGATGCTGTAGATGTagttccagtcatgtgaaatgtaTAGATTAGAGCTTAATGAATTTACttcaattgaccgatttcctcatatgaagtgtaactcagtcaaatcttacATTTTTTCATGTtatgtttatttttgttcagtaatgaATTGTTGTAATGCACACCAGTCTGTTAGTATCTCACCCAGCCTAATGTAACCAGTAGGTCAATAGGAGAATAACTTGAATCTGTTATAATCATTTGCTTTGGTTGACCAGGGCGAAAATGATCTTCTCCATGTTGCAAACCATTCTGCAACCGTGCGAAGCACATGTGCATATAGTACGGAAAATGCAGGCTACACATCCAGCAAAAAAAACATATGGCAAAACAAATGTGCATCTGGTAGACAAGCAGTACCAAAGACAGAAGCTGTATATGGCAACATTGTGTCCAAAAAAATCAATCGAAGTAGAATGATTGATTAAGACAATGGTTCCATATACCATATTTTATTATTTAGTTTAACTTTTTAGGCCCTTGAGATTGAATAAATCACTTTTTCTGGAGATATCAGCCCATGAAAGCAGCATTCTTGCATAAATGTTTGAAAAGCATACACTACAATAAAACATTTAAGCCAAAATGCCAAACTTATCCATGTCTAGTTGAAAGGGAATGACCACAGAACGAGCATGGAGACAGACCTCAGGGAGTATAGAATATAGTTTTGAAGACATTAAAACCATTCAGTAAAATCCATTCTCTTCTTGTGGTTCGCTGAAAGCCAGATGCAAAACAAAACCACAATAAATTTGAATTTAGTTATGCAAAATTGTTTAAATCAGGTCCCACAAGCTTGACATTCATTACTGGAATCAGGGCAGTAAAAGAAAGTAGCAGCCCGAGTTAATTAAATAAACTGGTTAAGATGTGCTAGCGCTCCAGAGAATTGACAAGGCTGTCAGCTGTGGTGGTAGTACTGTAGGCTAAGCTGCTTCAAGGCATTGCCTTCACTTTTTCTTTGGGACTGCCTCCAAGGGTTTCCCAATGTCCTTCCCACGCAACTTCAGTCCTATGGATAACATGGAGGAAAATCGCTCAGATTTTTGTTGACACCACCTCCAAACACCTGGGCTTTATTGTTCCATTAGTGATACTgataataaaatacaattgtaaTCAGACTAGTTAGTACAAAAATAACCCAATAATGGTGTCAAACAGGCCTATGGTGCAAGAAGGGTGATATGAAGCTATGACAGAAAAAATAGCTGAAAATAAAACTCACCAATTGCTCTTTCAATCTTTCCCATTACTTGGTTATTGGGGATAGCCTTTCCAGATTCGTAGTCTCCAATTATCTGTGGTTTTTCATTGATTTtctaaaaacaaaataaaaagacCAACAACATATCCATGACTGGTAAAGAACATTTATTTGGTGCAAGCCCTGCTAAGCCAAGGTAAATACACTTCAATAAACAACCCTCAGTGAAAATGAACCAAGTTCCTATTTTGTAAACTCTTTAATCCACATTTGGGAGAGTGCACTTACAGTGGCCAGGTCTTTCTGCGTCAGGCCCTGATTTTGCCGGCCTTGTTGGATGACCTTGCCCACCTCCAGAGATACTCTTTGGTGTTGAAGctcttcagtctctctgtcaaGCTTTGCTGTATTCTTGGTGATCACGTGCTGTTTGTTTTGTCCTGCAGcccctgagagagggagagaaaggtaaTAGCAAGGTTTCACAAACTCAGTGCTCGAGACCAAGGGGTGtacattgttttttccccctagcactacacagatttaaataatcaactaatcaccCAGCTTTGATAATTCGAATCATCTGCGTCGTGTTAaggcaaaaaacaaaatgtgccCCCATTGGGGTCCagaggaccaagtttgggaaactgGGTAATAAGCTAACAAATTCAACAACAAGATCTAATTATTGTGACTATGTATTTTAGGATACAAGACTGAAACAAAAAGGACCACCCTCTGTTCTTCATTCCTAATCCTGGGGACCCAAATGGTCTGCAGGCTTTTGTTTCAGCCCAGTAGACACACTTTGACTCAACTAATCATAAAGCACTTGAGTTTAATCAATGTTACAATTAGGCTGGAAAAGCACACCCTGTGGATCCCAAGAATCAAGATTGACATTGCTGTAAAACTGTGATATAAGACAGTTGTCGAAAGACAATGGGTGGCCCCTTTAGTTACATACCATACAAAATGGCACTATATGAATATACAAAATGTCTCTAACCACCTGTATTGGCAGATTTAAATAACTTGATTTCTAGACTTATGTCGCAGACAAATGTGTGCGTTTGTGCTTAAATATATAAGTTTACTCCCCTTCAGTACACAATTCAAACATTTGTTCAATACTGCCATGATTTCATTGGAAAATCATGAAAATCTAGTTGGCAGTAAAGATCAAAAATGTAAAAACTCAAGGCCTTgatgaccaactggccctccaaatacacctccgctgtcttcaaccaggatctcagcgatcactgcctcattgcctgtatccgctacggagccgcagtcaaacgaccacccctcatcactgtcaaacgctccctaaaacacttctgtgagcaggcctttctaatcgacctggcctgggtatcctggaaggacattgacctcatcccgtcagttgaggatgcctggtcattctttaaaagtaactttgtcaccattttagataagcatgctccgttcaaaaaatgcagaactaagaacagatatagcccttggttcactccagacctgactgccctcgaccagcacaaaaacatcctgtggcggactgcaatagcatcgaatagtccccgcgatatgcaactgttcagggaagtcaggaaccaatacacgcagtcagtcaggaaagctaaggccagcttcttcaggcagaaatttgcatcctgtagctccaactccaaaaagttctgggacactgaagtccatggagaacaagagcacctcctcccagctgcccactgcactctgaggctaggtaacacggtcaccaccgataaatccatgattatcgaaaacttcaacaagcatttctcaacggctggccatgccttccgcctggctactccaacctcggccaacagctccgcccccccccccccagctactcgcccaagcctctccaggttctcctttacccaaatccagatagcagatgttctgaaagagctgaacaacctggacccgtacaaatcagctgggcttgacaatctggaccctctatttctgaaactatccgccgccaatgtcgcaacccctattaccagcatgttcaacctctctttcatatcgtctgagatccccaaggattggaaagctgccgcagtcatccccctcttcaaagggggagacaccctggacccaaactgttacagacctatatccatcctgccctgcctatctaaggtcttcgaaagccaagtcaacaaacaggtcactgaccatctcgaatcccatcgtaccttttccgctgtgcaatctggtttctgagccggtcacgagtgcacctcagccacgctcaaggtactaaacgatatcataaccgccatcgataaaagacagtactgcgcagccgtcttcatcgaccttgccaaggctttcgactctgtcaatcaccatattcttatcggcagactcagtagcctcgatttttctaatgactgccttgcctggttcaccaactactttgcagacagagttcagtgtgtcaaatcggagggcatgctgtccggtcctctggcagtctatgggggtgccacagggttcaattctcgggccgactcttttctctgttgcgggcgattccctgatccacctctacgcagacgacaccattctatatacttccggcccgtccttggacactgtgctatctaaactccaaacgagcttcaatgccatacaacactccttccgtggcctccaactgctcttaaacactagtaaaaccaaatgcatgcttttcaaccattcgctgcctgcacccgcacgcctgactagcatcaccaccctggatggttccgaccttgaatatgtggacatc includes:
- the LOC115111965 gene encoding endothelial differentiation-related factor 1 homolog, coding for MAESDWDTVTILRKKGPTVAQSKSKQAVAAAQRRGEELDTTKKWAAGQNKQHVITKNTAKLDRETEELQHQRVSLEVGKVIQQGRQNQGLTQKDLATKINEKPQIIGDYESGKAIPNNQVMGKIERAIGLKLRGKDIGKPLEAVPKKK